AATAAAATGTAATATATTAACAAAGAGATTTCAAACTCAAATTTCTTACTCaggattcaaacaaaaaaaattagataGATATTACTTGCTTGTCAACTTTAGGCAAACATATATTAGCAAAACTAGCTCACAAGAATAACAGTAACACAGTAAGAAGAATCAAATGTAATAATGCACAAGAATCTAAGATTACACCATAAGTCTTTATTAAGCATCAACAATCTGAGATTACACCCTATACACAGTTGAGAAGAACTAGCACACTAATATTATTACAGTTCACACATAATAGAAGTCCTAAAGAAACTCTCTCACAAAGCTAGTTCTCTCTTTCTTAAAGTCTAATCtctaaaaaatattgtattatagAATGAGGTATATGCCATTCTCTTTGGTTTTCCTTTGTTAAGATTTTTAGAGAACTTTTCATCCTCTGAAAAACAACTATCAGTGTAATTTACTATTAATACAATTAGAAGAATAGTCCATCAAAAAACTTGATCTTGAACAAATTTCCATaaaacaaatatatatgtattagaatagtgaaaataaaatattatcactcaaaagTTCTTAATTACAAGTGCCAAATGTACAACCACACATATTCTTTATTAACAATATTAACCACTTGTCAATTGAAAACATGCCAACAAATAATCTCATATTCTAGTTGTTGTATTATAAACCCCTGCAAAAACATATTACAAACACACAGAAAAATGTTCCAGCTGTCTTATAAAGCTAGTTAGGTATTGTgaggaagaaaaaaaactcaaaagAAGAAGAGTGAAAATAGAGAAAAAAAGCTGAGATGTGATATTCATTCTTGCAAGGTTGAGTTTTGTAATGGTGTGTGTTCTTTCTTACTTTCTTTTCTGCTTTCTTGCAGTGATCATAAGGTGTTTGTGTGTGTTGTTTAATTCTTTAACTGagctttttgttacttattgaaAACATTTGGGGGCTTGGAATTGGTGAAGTAATATCTAAACAATGCATCAAattcatttaatttttaaatgtagAACATCATATTGCAGCTTAGATGTAGTAAATCTTAGAAGAGAAATAGAAGAAGCAACACTTTTAATAACCCATGCTGCTAAACAAGCTCATTATCCAAATTCATCTCTACAGAGTTTAAAGGTTCTAAAAAGCTTGTCTCTCTGATATGAAAGCTTCTGCAGTTCACAAATGTCATTTTCAACCAAATCTtcattacaatatttttccattCAAAACACGTGTTATACATTCTCAATGTGCATAGAAGTGCCAAAAAAAAGCTTCAAACCAACTTTTTAAATCTGTTTTAGGGACAGTAAAAATAGAAAGTGGAAGTATACATTCCAAAAAACATGGAACTTTGTAATTCTGTTTTCCCAAAGTGTCCTAGATGGTTATAATGGGACAGTCATGGCATATAAGCAGACTGGTACAAGTGGTACAAGTAAAACATATACTCTTGGAAGACTTGGAGAAGAAGGCACAACTGCTCGTGGTATAATGGTGCGTGCAATGGAGGACATTTTAGCAGATATTTCTCTAGAGATTGATTCTGTGTCAGTTTCATATTTGCAGGTTGTTATATTTTGAGgcaaattcttttattttttttatacatagtCATAATCTTATGTATATTCCTTGTCAGATATTTGATTTCATAAACAATCAAACTTGTTTTGTGCTTTGATTAATTTGTAATATTTTCCAAATGAtcctagtttttttttctttccatctaTGCTTGCAGCTTTATATGGAAACTATACAGGACCTTCTTGATCCTGCAAATGATAACATTTCCATAGTGGAAGACCCCAAAATTGGAGATGTTTCTCTACCAGGGGCTACAATCATTGAAATTTGGGACCATATGAGTTTTGTGGAACTATTAAGGCTTGGAGAGGCTCACTGTTTTGCTGCAAATACATAATTGAACAAAAAATCTTCTCGTAGTCATGCTATTTTGATGGTAATACTTAATGTGTAATTTTTGGTACTTCAATGGTTCCGAattttaaaagttttaaattGTTTAAGGTGGAGCATTAACAATCACATAAACTGCTAAAGGTAAATGTGAATAGGCATGTGAAAGGAAGAGATTCAACTCTTTTGAATGAAAATTGTAACATCTCCCACATAAGTAAAACTCTAAAGGCTCCTTTAGTTCGGAAGGACAAGTTAGTTGTAGTCGATCTAGCTGGTTCAGAGCTTATTGATAAGTTAGGTATGAGTGTTTGAATTTCTTATTACAAAATGAGTCTTTTTTTTATTGTTTGCTTTGTTGACTAGCCTTTATTCATAGGAACAACTTACATTTAGCAACATTTATACCAATTGTTAGCAACATTTAGGAACAATGAGGCAAATGCTTTAAACTGAGGCAGTTTTTTTTCCACAGTTTATACCAACTTAAGAAGGAATTTGATTACAAATATTTATCCAGAAGGCTAGATATACAATTAGATAAACTTATTATGGAACATGAAAGGTAGCAGAAAGCATTTAAGGATGAAATTGAGAGAATAATCAGAGGCACAAAATCAGATTTTTGAGACTGAAAGGAATTATGCAGAAGTCTTGGAAGTAAATATTTGTGTTAATATTATCCAAAAGCATCATGTTCCTTTGAAAATTTTGGCATGTTTATTTGTCTCTTCAAGTTTGTTCCTTCATGTGTTAAATTTTCTTAAAAGCTAATTGGTCTTAACagcttttcattttattatttttttttaagcaaGAAAAGTAGCTCAGGTctcattgttttttttaatacatGAACTTCTGATTTGATAATTGCCTATAGTTGTTTTAATTGTTGTAATCctcattttttgtatttttagaaGGAAAGATTAAAGTATCAGAAAGATTACATGGAATCCATAAAGAAGCTTGAAGAGCAATTGATGATGAATCATTGAAACCATGGCAGTGACAAAATCGCAAATGGAGCGAAAGATAATGGCACTGATGTGACATCTAACAAAAAGGTAATTATATCAGATGAGAAAAAGAGCTTCCTATATAATTGTTTCTGAATGATACCTCTATTATCATCACAGAAGTTTGAAAAATAAAGcatcaaatcaaataatacatttTGCTTATTCTGTACTCTGATTCACCATAAAGCGTGTTTGGCACACTGATGTCTCTAAGGATGTAATAACTATACATGTCTAATTCAACTGGAACAAAAACAAACACTAAAATAAATGGTGGGAATTTATTAAATATAAAGTATTCACTATTGCTTTTGATCATCTCAATATCTCAGTCATTAAAAAATTGGCTTATATAGTGATGAATATGTTGCTTTATTATAACGTCTTAAACTTAATATATGGAATAATAGATAACAGTATCTGATCTATTTAGAAATGGATGTGTGGCTTATCTTAAATTATCACTTAGGCTTCTGATTTTCATGCCATATTTGGTCTCTTCTTTCACTCTCCAATTCAACTAACATTTTGAATTATGTTGTAATGTGTCTCTGGAAGTTTGTTTCACAAAATTTGTCTGCTCTAGAGGAAGTTGTTGAACTCAAAAAAATGCTTCAGAAAGAAACTCTTCTAAGGAAGAATGTTGAAGAGGAAATTAATATTCTAAAATATCAAATTTCTCAATAGATAAGGTCAAAAGGTATGTTTCTTCCTCTCTTCTTATAACTCTAATTCGTTGATGCCTTTATGGTATCAGCTATTTCAAGTTACTCTCCTTATTATTCTTAGGATATCGGTTAGTTCAATAAGACTACAACAAACTATATTCTTAGGTATTAAATACTTGaagtaattaatatatatatatctctgaTATGTATTAAATCACTACTTATGGAATAAAATTTCAGATTTTGGGAACCATTGAAGCTTCTGATGATCATTCAGTCTACAAGAAAAAGAGAAAACACTGGCAAAACTCTGGCAAAATGATAAAGATAAGGCGTGTTATCTATccatatataatatcaaatatttatttctatggtGCACGTTGGTATTTAATGCATTATATGACAGGTAAAGTGCAAGTTTTTATTGTTTACCCTGAAACAAGCTATAGCTAGTAATTAATTTATAGttatcactacaccaaataccccattccataacacataaatataagtttattaaaaaagtgttatactatcTAATGTAAAAACAAAAGCGGTAAATaataaatagttaaaaaaaaaggCGGGTTGGGAAATCGCTATACCTTCCTTTTCCCTCTTCCCGTTCTATTCTCTAGACCTAAACCCAAAGCTCTCGTTTTTTTTCCTCTAATCTAAAAACCCTGTCTCTAAGCCGGTCTCCTCACTCACTCTTCCCCGatccctctccttctctctctctctttcctgcTCCCTCAACTACAATGGTGAGGGGATGTACGAGGCTTCAACCACGGTGGAGGTCGACGGGGCTGACAGAGGCTCAGCGGGACTGCCGGAGGCTTGACGACGTGGACTCGGAGACtcgttggtgcaggtaaagatctctctctctctcgttctgtTGGTGGGTGaaagattaatattaatatataataatattacacGATTCAACAATGGCAGAGATCACATGCGAGTGCGACAATGTCCCACCTTCTAAATACCAGTGCCAAGCTCTACTTTGCCCCCAGAGCCCATCTCTTTACCTTTTCTTCTAGCTTTGCTTGTAACCCTTTTCTCCGAATCCCTTCTTCCATTCCAAAGCCCCTTTCTCCTCTCATTGCTAGGGTCTCTCTTTCTTCTAAAGCTTCCAATCCCACCATGGGAGACTCTGCCAACGCTAGAATGGACGCTGTCCAGAGACGCCTTATGTTTGAGGACGAGTGCATTTCTGATTACCCTTtttcccatttcttcttcttttttgtttgtCTTCTAGTGTGATTTGTTTGGTTGCTTGGATTTTGAATAGGAAAAATTGTATTATTGATTTTTTTGGTTATATACTTCGTGggtttattaattttttgttcttcattgttttatttcaattattGTACTTTGTTTGTttgatgttcttcttcttcttcttcttttttcattGTTGAGGTAACGAAGTATATATATCATGGGGCTTAATTTTCTTCCTTAATCTTGCTTCATTACCATGATTTGTTTTATGTTGTGTTTGCTTAATATTTTTTGGTGCTACAACATTGCTATTATCAGTATCCCCTTTAAAATTTCAGCCAACCGAACTGAACAATTGTTGTGGTTAGAAAGCatcaagatattgattttaaatctTATATCTACAGATAtgtattgtgtttgtttgtttttggacAGAAAAGTGAattattggatttttttttcattGCTTTGATCTCTTATTGttcttgatattataatattccTTTTCTTGCTCTCTTTGGCTGTTCAAAGTATGAGAAAATGAAAACTTAGgtttcatttctttgttgtttgTTTTTGGTAAGAAATGAAAATTCAGTGACTGAGGTGATACTTTAATTGAGTATTAACTATAATCAAATGAGTTGAGGTCTATTTTGAAGTAAtgacttatttattattttttattttttgaagaaaaaagaatTGGAAGCCGAGCTGGTGAAATGTAACACGGGCAGCTAGGCCATGTCACAAAATAAGGTGAAAATTCATTTTTTTCATTAGTTGTTTGATCTGCTtgctgtttttatttttcttaacctAGTTGGTATTGATGTCTTCAGGTCTGAGCAAGACAAGGAGCTAGAAAAGGAGGTTGTATCTGAAGTTGTGGGTGCTGGCCCATCTGAGGAATCTACATCTAATGGTGTGTAATACACATAGTCTATTAGATTATTCTTTTTCTTGGTTGATATTAAATGACGACAAGTAGGTGTTGAAGGGGTAATGAGAGTGATGAAGGGGAATACGAAGAAGGGCCTGTTGAAATTATCTGGTTAGGAAATGAGATCATTTTCAAAAAGAAAAGTAtgctatatataatatttttttagttgtGGATGAGATTTTGTGATTTGTGACTTGCTTGGTTATGTTTATTATTTTGTCAGTTCTTTGGCAAGATACATATATCTTTGTGCTGAATAACCTTTCTAATGTTACTTATTTTTATATAACACAATTCTTTCATGAAGTAACTGTTGAATATAAATTGTTACAGAAAGAAATTGTCTAGCATAGAGATGGATCGTATGGACTTGCAGTCAACTATTGATGCTCTTCAAGAAGGTTAGTGTTATAATATCATGAATTAAGGTATCGCTTTTGTCACTTATATGTTAGGTTGTGCTACTAATTTATGCCAAAATGAGAGTAGAAAAAGTAGGGGTTGATGGCCAGAGTGTGAACCAAATTAAAGTTTATTGAAACTGCTTTACAAATTCGTATTTGTATCAAGGACTGTCAAGTCTGGTGTAAAGATGGCAAAAGGGAAACAAATTATCTGGAATTAGGAAAGTGTTTATTTAATTACTTGAAATTTAACCGAAACTTAGTCTGAAAATATTCTAATTGTTCTTCTATTATGTGAATTTACACCGACATTGTtcatgttattaatacttattcCTCTTTTGTTGTTATTTGGGTAGAGAAAAAGCTGTTGCAGTCCAAGTTACGCAAAGCTTCCACTGGTGGAAAATCTGTTTATGTTACCCAGAGTAGTACACATAAGAAAGATGAATCTACTTCTACCGAAGATTTAGGTAATAATTCGTACTTGGGACTCTTATTTTTACTCTGAGAAGTCTCTCTGGGATATTGCTTGTGAttaaaacttgatttaatatgcaaAAATTAGTTTTGCTAATTCGTGCCTCTGGTATTTATGCTAGTCAAGAACTGGTCTTGATtcccctaaaaaaaaaaaaaaaaactggtcTTGATTGTTAAGGCTAAACAGCAGTTCGTTGTCCACTTGATTTGTACATCTAACCTTTTATTGTAGGGTCAAGTGTGAAGtccagttaatttttttttatctatcaCACTATGCTGTATTGTCATTAAGAATAACTGTATATTACCAATACCTCATTCGGGTTTAAGCTTACTAGTTTGAATCTATTTGAATCCACACAGAAAATGAAGATACCATTACCAATACCTTGAATCAGGAAGTGCAGGATACATCTTTTATTGGAATTGATGCCTCCAATTTTTCAATGTTGCCTGACAATGGCTATTCAAATATACCTCCTGATCAGATGAGAATGATTCAAAACATTAATGCATTAATTGCAGAGGTATCATCTATCTAATCATTTTCTTAAATCATTTCTTGCATCATTTGTTATTTTTCTGCTCAAAAGATTTACTATTTCGAGCAAAACTAGTACATCAGATGATGTTTGTTTATATCATTATTTTGCTAATGAAACAACTACTGTACATTTTTTTCTTGCAGTTGGCTATGGAGAAGGAAGAGTTGGTTCAAACTTTGGCGTCTGAGTCATCTCATTGTTCTCAGTTGAAGGTAATGCAGATGTGATTTTTATTGTTTCTTTGTTAAATTGCACTAAGCTAATTTTCTTTTAAGTTGCTGGTATTCAATTCATGTTGTATCTGGAGATATGGTTAAGCAAGCACACACTTGGATTGTGTAAATGTGCATCTTTCGGTTCGAAAAATGGTTTGatgcactacaacaaaatagatgttttatgactttaatggggagacattggaagtctacaatgtctcccacttagtgagacgttgttgct
The genomic region above belongs to Humulus lupulus chromosome 1, drHumLupu1.1, whole genome shotgun sequence and contains:
- the LOC133798227 gene encoding protein BLISTER-like, whose protein sequence is MSHLLNTSAKLYFAPRAHLFTFSSSFACNPFLRIPSSIPKPLSPLIARVSLSSKASNPTMGDSANARMDAVQRRLMFEDECISDYPFSHFFFFFVCLLVSEQDKELEKEVVSEVVGAGPSEESTSNGVKKLSSIEMDRMDLQSTIDALQEEKKLLQSKLRKASTGGKSVYVTQSSTHKKDESTSTEDLENEDTITNTLNQEVQDTSFIGIDASNFSMLPDNGYSNIPPDQMRMIQNINALIAELAMEKEELVQTLASESSHCSQLKVMQM